Sequence from the Gracilinanus agilis isolate LMUSP501 chromosome 6, AgileGrace, whole genome shotgun sequence genome:
tcCTCTATCCAGCATGCCGTCCAGCTTCCCCACTGGtccacctagttgtcccaattagcaatagtaagtgcttaattaatatttttgttcaacCATCagctcatccatccatccatgcacaTCTATATTCTTGGAAGTAAGGATGCTAATGTGTCTTCCCTCTCTCATACAATTCAGTGTATTAATAAGCCAATCCTGATGTGTCAGAGGAGAGCATTAGTTGTGGTAGTTGCTAAGTCTGGGCTTTTTAATTTGTCAGCATCTGCTGGATTTTACTTGAGGTCAGGCTAAGTACTCAGTTCTGCAGCCCCAGAAGTCAATTAAGACATCAAACATTGATTAATCAATTACACTGTGGCAGGTACTGTGTTAGTCTTTGAAAGTGTGCAAAATTCCTTTAGTGtctcatttatttctttcttcaaccTTAGGTAATGATTACTGTAGGTAGCCCGGTACTGAAGACCATGATGAAGATTCCCTATCTACAGTGACTTTCTCTTTGGTTCTCTGGTAATTGATGCTGAGGGGAGGCTATGTGGTGGCATCCCCAAAGATCGAAGGACAGAAGTATTTGTTAAGGATGTGCCTGCTTCCATCTACCTTGGGAATATTGTTATTCACAGCTAAACAAAACATTGAGCCTATAGTTGACTGTAATGATTAGGGAAGGCCATGTTGATAGAACTAAGAGGGAAGCCACTCAGCAGGATCCTACTGATTCAAAACTGACTCTCTTCTTGTCTAATGGTGGACCACTGATGGCCTCATAGGGGTTGAACTCCTGTACCCACTCCTTCTCTCTAAGATACCCTTCTGCTCTGGATCTATACTTGCAAACTAGCCATCTTCAGTCATGGGGTAACCTGTCTAATTTAAGGAAAGTGAGGCTGTCTTTTCATACTTTCCTATTTGCTAATGGCGCCTCCTTGAGAAACTTTGCATAATTTAGGATTAGGATGACTTCTAGGGTTTTTCCAAAAAGGGAGACTAGAAAGATGCTCAATAAACAATAAGAATAAGATATGGGATAGATATTTATTTCCCATccagaaaagaaatgcaaaaatataaaagatgCTCACAAGGGCATATTGACAATAAGACATTAAATAAATTAACAGTGGACTAGGAAAATGATACTTAAAGCCATCTACACATAAAACAATGTTTGAGATTGCTGttaggcattttatatttccCTTTAGCTCAGAATTGTCTGAACAACACATGGTACATGACAATTGGTAATTTGCCTGATTTTGGAACAATCCTCTTGTCGGTTGCCATGTTATCTAAGAGCATAGCATTGTTGCTGGAGACTTTCCCCTTACTGTCATTTGGTTCTGTGGGACATCTAGACCTCTTAAGAAAACAAAGTCACCTTTAAGCCTGAATCTATCCATCGCGGGTTAGATGGCCATTCACTTATGAGTAGGAAAGAACaaatagagaagaagaagagatagtTTGGGGATCCAGGTGAAGCTAATCTGAATGAGTTTCCCTATACTACTTGCCATGATGCAGAGATGGAGAAGGGTCAACTCTTTCCCACCCCTTATGGGAAGTCTCAAAGGAACTTGATGCCATCTGCAAAAAGTTAAGGAGAGTGGGAGCTTTGCATCCCTCAGAAGGCATGGCAGGCCCAGGTGATCTGAGTGTCACTACTGATCAGTATAAAGGGGCTTACTGCAGGATGACACAGGGACAGAATGATGATGCCATGTATCACCCAGTGTTTAGTTTCTTCAGAATATATCATATAAACACTAAAAGGGGAACTGATTGTGGTAAAGCAGACAAATGAGATCATCAGTATCAGAATGGCTTTGGTGGCTCTGACCTCTGGGGAAGTCCTGAGGGACATGTTTGTTTGGTGAATGTACTGGACCCTTCGGTGGTGTCTATATAAGATGAGCATCATGTAGCTGCTGGTAATGGTCAGGAGACCCACAAATAGACCATCATAAACAGACTTCCAGATTGcaatttttatagtatttatgGCATGTAAGTCCAAAGAGCTATACCAAATATTCCCCCTCTCTTTGCTGCTATTTTTTGGGCAGGTCACATACATAGGAATGAAGATTGCTATCAGTAAATTGAGAACCCAGCAAAAGAGACAGCAGGGGAGAGTGCATTTTGGGGCTCTGGCTTTGAGCCCTGCCCACATGGGACTATAGGGACTGATGGTGATTGCCTGGGAGACACTGAGGAGGCATGAGCTACAAAGGGAAAGGCCCCGGGCCATTCTTATCAGGTAAGTTATGATTTTAACCTCAGAACAAACTAGGAAAGATTTAAACACCCAGATCTGCATTATCTTAGGGACTCCTCCAAAGAGAATCAACATGGAATTAGAAAAGGCAATGTGAATGACAATCATGTTCATAGGTTTTATTCTATGACCAGTGATAGATTTATGGCCATATAGGTAAAGGAGGAAAGAGTTCCCCAGGATTCCAAGAGCAATAAGATTCAGGCAGATAATTCCCAAGACTTCATCGTGAGAAATCATTCCTCAGATATTTTAGGCAGCTTTGGTGTTTGATTTGGAATGACCTGTCAAGAAACACAATAGATTTTGACTATTCCAGACCCAGAATTTTTAAGTAAGATCTCACCTATCCTTACCTATTAGATGAGGATCAGTAAACCATCTCAGATAAGAAGTCAGATTCCAGTGTCCATGAGACATTTGCTGAATATACTTTCCATATAAGAATAATAACAGCTTAGACTTACAACATACAGCTTAGTGATGGATCATTCAGATTAATGccataaatattatttccttggGAAGTGATAAACAATTCACAAAGGCTCGTATGTTATCCTTGTGTAGACTTTGAGGTTAGACTAAAATATGGTCAAGTGGCTTTGGAATTTATCATATAATGCAACATAATGCATAGTGATTAATGGATTGATCTCAGCATGGAGGGAGCACTTCAGTGAGCTCGTCTAGTGATCTCCCTGTGGACCACTGCtatttaacagtttttttaaaatatcattttctttatctgaaaattgcctattcatttcccttgcccatttttcaattggggaatggcttgacttttttagACAATTGAGTTAGTTCCTTGTGAAAttgagtaattaggcctctgtcagaattttttattataaagatttttcccagtttgttgtttcccttctgattttcattgcattgtttttgtttgtacaaaacctttttaatttaatataatcaaaattatttattttacattttgtaatattttctaactcttgcttggttttaaaatctttcctttcccagagatctgacaagtatactattctgtgttcacctaatttacttacagtttccttctttatattcaagtatttcacccattctgaatttatcttggtgtagggtatgagatgttgatctaaatctaatccctcccatattattttccaattttcccagcagtttttgtcaaatagtggaattttgtatcaataagcacatgagaaagtattctaaatctctaataattagagaaatgcaaatgaaaacaactctgaggtaccacctcatacctagcagattggctaaaatgatagcaggggagagtaatgaatgttggagggggtgtggcaaaattgggatgttaatgcactgctggtggagttgtgaactgatccaaccattctggatggcaatttggaactatgcccaaggagcgataaaagaatgcctgccctttgatccagccataccattgctgggattgtaccccaaagagatcatagataaacagacttgaacaaaaatatttatagctgtgctctttgtggtggcaaaaaaactgaaagggtatgcccttcaattggggaatggctgaacaaattgtggtatatgttggtgatcgaatactattgtgttcaaaggaataataaactgcaggaattccatgtgaactggaaagacctccaggaattgatacagagtgaaaggagcagagccagaagaacattgtacacagagactgatacactgtggtaaaattcaatgtaatggacatcATTACtatgagcaatgcaatgacccaagacagttctgagggatttatggaaaagaatgctacccacattcagaggaagaactacaggagtggaaacacagaagaaaaacaactgcttgaacacttgggctgatgaggacatgattggggatgtagacactaaatgaccacaccaaagcaactatcaataatatgtaaataagtcttgactgaccacacaggttaacaccagtggaaatgcaaattagctactGAGGGGGGTTGAGGTGGGGGGGTTTGAAGGGGTGAAAGGTAAAGTGAAAACAtcaataatgtaaccatggaaaatttttctaaaaataaaaaatttaaaataaaaaaatatcagttTCATGTAAATGGCTAGAATTTTAGCCCAAATCTCCCAAGATTAAATTGAATGAGGAATAAACACACATTCTCATACTTGGCTTAAAAATAAGCTTCACAAGAGTCATTTAAAGATATTTGAGGATTTTTTGGACTAAAAAAAGTTCAATATGAGATGACAGAGTTTTGTGGATGTCAAGAAAGTTAATATGATCTTGGGCTCTGCTAGAGAAGAAACAGTGAGCATAGTAAGAGAGGCAATGGTCCCTCAGTACTCTGCCTTGGAGAGTTGAGTTCAGATATAGGAGCTCCATTATAAGAAGGATATTTCACTGTTCTCTCCCAATATATTGTTGTGTTACCTGGTAAGTTTCTCctaatgaaaattttttaaaaatcagttcatCATTCTTATAACCTCATAAGAGTTAGGGTTTGGTTTCCTACAGATATTACGTGATACTCACTGGTATTTGAAATTACAGACCCCCAGCGAAACACTATACCATACTTGATACTATTATAATCTATGGTGCTTGTATAGGATCTGGGGAATTCATTTATTCACAATATAATGAGCTCACCAACAGCTACATTGAGTAATTTCTCCAGAATAAAGTCAATTTGGGGTCAAAAGTGAGCCAAAGTGATGTTGATATTTTTGGTGCAACCTCCAGGAACGAGCCTAGTCCATATAATCCCAGAGAAAAGCTCTGTGGGCtatatcttattctttttctctttttacaagAGAAGTTTATATACCAGCTGCTGACATTTGAAGTTAAAGGTGCCACATAAGCTTTCTTCTACTATAGAGATTTTGATCCTTTCCTGCCTTCTGCTTATGCTAAGAGTGAGCACATGACTTTTCCAAATAAATTCCTCAGCTCTTAAAGCAATCAGATTTCCTCCATTATATTCCTTATTTAATCATCagtaaacagaaaggaaacttTGAATGCcaagtcttttaaagccaaagGTGATTGTCAGCCAAGGGCTTTGAAAACCCAATTACTCAAGAACTCAGCAATGTTTCCTTCTTTGAACCACATGGAAGTTGCATTGGTacctctttttttgctttttgcctTTTCCATCAACCATTAGAGTTAAAACTCACATTGAATTCTCTTACCCCTTAAAATGAAGGGAATCAATCTGATCTCAATTCGCTATTTTCACTAACATTGCCTTCCCCCCAAATCTTTTCTCTACTGAGAAGAATAATAGAAGTGCTATTAACATCTCTAATTTGAGCATCTTAGGGTAAAAACTTGATCCACACTGTCCTTGTTAGGGCTATGCTAATATATGATGTTCATTAATTTTGAGGAATTATGCCCACTTCCTTTTTGTTGAGTGAATTTCCCAGGACTGTTATTGCTTTTAGGTACATTTGActccactattttttttttagctctagcTCTTTAAAAATTGAGGTTTTTGGAAATTGCAATTACACAATGTTTTAAGCAGCATCATTAGGACAAGATTGCTTCCATTGCCATTGGTTTTTGTATCATTGTGTTCCATTTAAGGGAATCAGAGTTAGAAAAATCCATGGTTGTAAGAGTCCTTAACTTTAAAATACATTGAAAAGGAAcagaatgacattttaaaagagagagagtgacttatttgttcatttttttgctGCTTCCTCTCTTACCCAAATGGATCTCCCTTTGGGCATGTTCCCATGCTCTCTGGCTAGAGGATTGAATACACCCTGAGAAGACTCTCAGATAATTTGCAGACAGGGGGGTCTATCACTATCCAGTCAGAAAAAAACTGATTGGTGGGGGGTGAATTGGTTACAGTTTATCTCCATATTGTTCTAGGAATCAAATTCAAAACTCGTGTCCTTTCCCTGGAAGGGGTGACAAATTGAGTTGGAAGTAACCTTGGCAATTATCCAGTCTAATTGCCATACAatggagaaactgaagttcagagggAGAGAACTTCCCCTTtgtctccaaggtcacacaggcaaggAGTAGTAAAGCTAGAGTTTGGAACCTGGTCCTTTGCCTCCAGATTGAGAGTTCTTTCTATGACATCACTCTGAATGCTTAGTCACACTGTCACAGGTACATGGATGTAGTCTGCTTTACCTTTATGTAAGAAATAATTGATCAAAATATAGGAAGCTGCATAATCTTATTGTGTGACAGGAGGATGCAGCTAAGATCAAGGAGGACCTGGGCAGGGATGGAGACTGGAATGAAGGACCTAGAGATACTGCAGTTAGAACAAACTGGGAGCTTGTATATTGATGCCAAATTGACATTTGGCAGGTTGTGGATTCTGGGACAGAAAAAGAGTTGTGCCTGTTCTGTCTGAAGCATTTTTACAAATTTACTTCTCTCCTTAGGGATTCTCAGCCTGATGTCCTCATGCCACCAAAACATCAAGAGGTCTAGGAGGTagagtagggaaggaaggaaaaaagggagttgacattagaaaataaatgttgaatacCATTTTTACCTTCAAATTATAGAAAATTATGGCTGTGGGGTTACCCTGTGGGTCAAAGAGCCATAGGACATATTAAAATAGAGAACAGGAAGGAAAGTTTGCAAAGGATACAGGGTGCAAATTAAGTGGCTCATAGAGCTTATGGATGGAACTCAAGGAAAGAGTTCCAAAAAGAGTGTCAGGAATGAATAAATAGAGGACTTGAAGCCTGGAGGAGAGAGGagttctctttgttctctttggaacTTGGAGGGAGCACTTCCTGTGAGGAGTTAACTGACTTATCTGAGGAGAAGCTGTTGGACCTGACGGTTGAGGCCCTCAGACTAGCTTTCCAGATTCCCGCTAGATACTCTATCTAGGGAACCAtctatttctacctctttgtCCTTGACCTGCCTATTGGCATTTTATTGCTGTTCCTGTGAGCCAAGCCAACCAGAGAGACTGTGCCTGTCTGTTTAAAAAAGACTTACAGCCTCTTGGCTATCATACAGTCACCACCCTATCAAGCCAATCTGAACTATTCTTCCATTCACCCAGACTTTTGGAGAGGCCATAGTCAGGGAAGCTAGACAGGGATTTTTGGGAACAGAGACAATCAACATAGGGTGTCAGATAGCCTGAAGCAAAAGAAGCCAGATTCATGCAAATCTATTATTTATTGTGGTAGGAGTAATAGTATTACAGTGCTAGGGATTTCCTTggccctccttcccattccctttccttgtttatatttattatattaaacccttttattatataacaataatagtCAGATTGTTTTGTTCAAAGTTTCAGGTCTGAGGCCTACCATCTTGGGCCTATCAGCCTGACCAGACAGAGACACTGAAAGTATCAACTTACCATACCTAAAAGTGTTATGATCCACTTTTTTCAGACATCTCTCCTAATTAATAGAGGCTGAATTAGAGCACAGAAAATCTTGATCTTTGACTGCATTCAGGTTGAGTGATTATGGCTCCTTCTACTCAtcatgatagaatattattgacTAGGCCCCATCAtgctcctgaggtggccattagAATCCCTCAGCATCTGGTGGTTCCCTAGATAGAATGTAGTGGGAATCTGGAAAGCTAGTCTGAGGGCCTCAACTGTCAGGTCCAACAGCTTCTCCTCAGATAAGTCAGTTAACTCCTCACAGGAAGTGCTCCCTCCAAGTTCCAAAGAGGTCCAACACTATATAATTTGATCCAACCTAGATGGACCCTGAGCAAAAACCCTACTGAGGCTGAGATCTAGCCCAGCCTTCACCTTGGGTGCAATATTCCTCCTATGTTCTAGAAGCCCAATTATTCCTATTTAGGCACTTTCCCAAACCTCAACACTTAAGAGACCTGAAATCCTAATTTCTTTCTCCCAGAAAAGACTCTCTATTAATCTCTGTTTCTGAGGCTAAGTTACTCACCTGGCTGATTTCTGCCGCCCAGAAAGGGTATGGAGCTGTGACAATCAGAGTATGGGCATCTATAAGTGGAAAATGACCAAGGTTGGAGTTATAAGTTTTACCATGTTTGATCTCATCTCCCCCTGAGTTTTGATTATCATGTCACTTTCAGGAAGGGTGACACTGTCTGCAGAGGGAACCTGGGATGTGTCAGAAGAAGCAGCAAACTTTTGTCCCAGGTGCAAATTTTCATCCACAATGACTACTGATTAATTATAGTCTCCAAATGAGTAATTATGAGCAACTAAGAAAGAAACTTTCCTTTGCTTatttagaaggaaggaagataatgtAAGATCACTGAGATCACAGAGAGTAGTGGGTTCAGGGTCCCTGAGAGCTGATGAATGAGGCCCCCATGTCTATATTCTGGGTCTCCTGTTGGCCTATTCAGGACATCACAGAATCAACTTCACTATGAAACTCTCCTTTGGTTACCTTTATGAACTTTTCATTGTAGTCTCCCATACAGTGGCTTCCCTTCCATTCTGATACAAAGAAAGCTATTCCTGATCTTCTCTGCTTGGGTCCCTTCTGTTAGGgggaatttaagaagaaaatattgaaccAGAgttgatggaaggaagggagcttTTTGTTGAGGAAACAAGAAATGAAGGAGAAGTTCTCAGAGCCCTGAATTGGAATTCTGGAGAAGATAATTGCTATCCAGGAGTTGGGTTTGAACTTTGGAGAGAAAAACATCTCCTAAACCCAGCTCTGACCTCTTAGTGACTTTCCCACATTTCCTGAGAGAGATCAGCTAGTTTCTggatatttatttattccttgaCTTGAATGTAACACCTGAAGAAGTCTCAAAAAGGATTTTCCAGCATTTGACCTGAACTGCTTAGTTTAACTTGGTGGGCTGTGATCTTACCAAGGCAGACAGGGTCAAACCTGGCACCTGACTCCACTATTATTCTACAACTTAATATAAGACTATTTATTGTGGGCTTAAACTCTATATCTATTTAGGGCATAGAGCTTGGGATTCATTATCTacaaagacctacatgaagttatgaagagtgaaatgaacagaatcaagagaacatcatatagaataaaagaaatgttgtttgaaaaataacttgtgtccaccttcaaagaaagaactgataaatataaataagcaatATATtgttctatatatacacatacatttttgtctgtaaggatggaattttgtGGAGAGGAGATGGgaccaaaggaggagaagagagttGTTAGCAGTTGAAACCAGCAGgagattctgggaatttctcccaggaggagggagaagagtggtCTGAGGGCTGGGggactgggaagagagaggaggcagaaaaCCCAGCTCTGATCCATCCAGAGGCCTTCTtgaggatctttctcttggaaattgaaaccctgattccatGATCATAGCCATTGCAACACAACTCATTCTTCAAGATTACATCCATCCTGTCAactaagattttggactccacTGGGAGAAACCTTTTAGACTCCCTCACTCATTACCtgtccttgctgag
This genomic interval carries:
- the LOC123251930 gene encoding vomeronasal type-1 receptor 3-like — translated: MISHDEVLGIICLNLIALGILGNSFLLYLYGHKSITGHRIKPMNMIVIHIAFSNSMLILFGGVPKIMQIWVFKSFLVCSEVKIITYLIRMARGLSLCSSCLLSVSQAITISPYSPMWAGLKARAPKCTLPCCLFCWVLNLLIAIFIPMYVTCPKNSSKERGNIWYSSLDLHAINTIKIAIWKSVYDGLFVGLLTITSSYMMLILYRHHRRVQYIHQTNMSLRTSPEVRATKAILILMISFVCFTTISSPFSVYMIYSEETKHWVIHGIIILSLCHPAVSPFILISSDTQITWACHAF